The DNA segment GAAAGTGAAGATACGATAGCCTGTGAACTCCAGGCTATGAATCACGGTGGAAAGCAAACTACATTCTATGCCTCCTCCTCTCAGTACAAGCGTCTACAGTcaagggtggggaagagaaagaggcagtaCTATGTATTCTTCAAGACACTGAATGGGAATAGATGTTATTGAATGTGTTTTGCAGTCTGAATTGGATTAGTGTCAGATGATGAGGCTCTGGGAACATAGCTAGACTTTCAAATtgtcttttgcaaaaaaaaaaaacccttctaaaaatattttttacaatatgTGGTGTTTTTCCAGGAACACATCTTTACTTAATAAAAGCCGATCTGTACCGTCAACATCTTTGGTGCCTACTGTATGCACGATCTTGTTCTCATCGCCAACCGCATGCCCACCAGAGGGCGCTCGTTCCCCGTCTATCCAGCCTTCAGCGACTCCGAAAGTCTAAATTAAACTTGACTTTCACACACAGGAAGTCTTTCACATTTAATCCCCAAATATTTACCAAGAATTTACTGTGCTGCTAGGCGCAGGGCTAGGTGCGCAAGATACAGTGAAGAGTCAGACACGATTCCTAATGTCAAACGCTTAGAGCATAGCAAATACTGAAAGTAAACAACCGGCTACAGTAAAGTGGGGTAAGTAAAGAGTGTGTAGGTCCGGGGAGTTTGCTGTTTAAATACTGGCTCCAAGTCTTAGAAGCCGGTAACAATTCATTTTGAGATCCCCGACTGCTTCCCCTCTGTATACTGGGAGTGATCACCCTCAAGGCATTTTGTAATTCAGAGTCAGACTTCCCTGAGTGGCTCCATTAGTCAGTTCCGCAATTTCAAGTCCCTTCCTACCCACTCTCCTGTTTTTCTCAGGACTTCCTGCAGTTTTCTTACAGTTCACATCTGCCCCAGGTCAACATTTCAGTTGACCCCAGGGCAAAAGACAGGGGTTTACCCACAAATATCAGCCATCGCCGGCCCCGCCCATTCTTTTTCCGGTTTAAAACCCGCGGGCCTTTCCTGCTCCGAATTCCTAGGCTTCCTGTTCAGGTTCTCGCGATAGTTGTGAGAGCTCGCGCGAAGTttgctccctgtccctccccagtttGGGGGACCACGGTGACTGTGTATCTGTTTTCGCCCACCTCATCAGAGCCTCCTCCGGCCAGGAGTGACGTGCCCGCGGCTAGGGAACCCCTAAGTGGAAGGGCTTGTCCAAGTTGAGGTCCGGACTGACAGTCCTGGACCGCATCAGGGAGTTGGACTCTCCGGGCCTCCAGTACGCATGCGGAGCGGATCCCCCTGGGCGGTCGGCAGGCTGCCGCCAGCCCTGAACTTCGAGGTTAGTCAGGAGGCCTCGGAGGCCGCTAGGCTGGGGGCCAGGTCCTTCTGGCCCGAGACTGACTAAATACTGTCACCTCCCCCGCTGCAAAGCGCAGTTTTCGCCCCCTACACGCTGAACTGCTGCGCGGCTTCTGTAAGCCGCTAGGGGCAGGCTAGGGCGGGGCCTGGCCGACCCCCTGTAAGGCGGGCGGGCCTCCAGGAAcgctctcctccccgcccccagcccaaaGTGCCACGGTGGCGCCGGTGGCGGCCGCGAAACCAAATGCCTCCGGCCCTGCCGGCCTTGGAACTAACTATAACCTATAATCCCGACCCGGAGCGAGGTCCGCGGGGGAGGCGCCCCGCCCACCTCTCCCTGCGGCTGCTGGTCGGCTGGGACCTCTAATCTCCAGGCTCATCCGCGGGCTGAAGCACCTGCCGGATGTGGGGAGGGAGGACGAGGCCAGATGTGGTGAGGCAGATGTAAGCACCGAATCTCTGACCGGCGCCTTAGTGGGGAAGCTGGGTGGACGAGACTGCAGTAGTCCCTGGGAAGCCAGCCCTGGGCTGCGGGGAGACTACATTGGTTggctctgccctccaggagccaAGGCACCAGAGCTCCTACCGCCTCCGCGTTATGCAGCTGCTCTAGCAGACCCCAGGGACTGTAGAGTAGGATGGGACAAGACTTAGACCTTCACTCGGCTCTTTCGAGCTTCCCAGCCACCCTCATAGCCCCTactcccaaccccccaccccatcctgcccCCTGTCTTCTCCCAGCTTCGGTGTCCGGTTACGACTCCTCACTTCTCACTGTGACTTTGGCCCAGCTAGGGGAAGTGGCCCAGGAGGGTCCTGTGCGGCTGCATAAAATTGGCAGCTTCAAAACTGGAGGGAGGGGGTTGTGTGCGACGTcgagaggcggggagagggggcgGAGGAGTTGCTCTCCGAGTCCAAGCCCTTGGGCTCTCTCAGAGATCCTCAAGCCGGAGCAGAGGTGGCTGGCAGGCCCAGCCGTTTGTTGGCCTCTGCTTTCTTTCCACTGCCTGCTTTTTCGGACCGGAATCACCGCTGCTCTGAAGGGCTTAGTCCTAGACAGTAGGTGAGCACTCTGGGCCCCGGGGCATCTACTCTTTCCGCGTTTCCTCCCTTGTTAACAACTCCTTAGCTCTGGGGCCATCCATTCCCATCTACCTCTAGGACAGGAAGCTTCAGAGTTGGATGGTCTGTGGTGCTGCTgctgggtgtgtgcgtgtgtgtgcgtgtgtgtgtgtgtgtgcgcgcgcgtgtatGCTGGCGCCTGAGTTTTACCATCCTTTCCTCTCATCTGTCCCCAACCCCAGAAACCCGGTCCGATCAATAACTGGATGACTCCTAGAGAGTCACTATGCTTCTGTGTTGAGGGTCTCCTTGACTCCaaggcagcagggaagggggcagtgcGTGGGTCAAACTTTGGTACAAGTAACAGTGAGGTTGCTTCTGACCTCCTGACCTGGCTTCCCTCCCTGGCAGGGTGCCACGAACGCGCTGATGCCCAGAGCGCTCGCAGGGCTTCCAGCTAACCATGCCACGGCCGCCGGCAGCTGCCCTGGCGCTGCCCTCGCTACTGCTACTGCTGGTGGTGCGGACGCCGCCCCCGACAGGCGCGCGACCGTCCCCAGGCCCCGATTACCTGCGGCGCGGCTGGCTGCGGCTGCTGGCGGAGGGCGAGGGCTGCGCTCCCTGCCGGCCAGAAGAGTGCGCCGCGCCACGGGGCTGCCTGGCCGGCCGGGTGCGCGACGCGTGCGGCTGCTGCTGGGAATGCGCCAACCTCGAGGGCCAGCTCTGCGACCTGGACCCCAGCGCCCACTTCTACGGGCGCTGCGGCGAGCAGCTTGAGTGCCGGTTGGACGCAGGCGGGGACCTGAGCCGCGGGGAGGTGCCGGAGCCGCTGTGCGCCTGCCGCTCGCAGCGCCCGCTCTGCGGATCCGACGGCCGCACCTACGCTCAGATCTGCCGGCTGCAGGAGGCGGCCCGCGCTCGGCCCGACGCCAACCTCACTGTGGCGCACCCGGGGCCCTGCGAATCGGGTACGCACGGCCCGGGGTCCCTACCCCTGGCGCTCGGGGCGCTCGAGGCACTGATCCCCGACCTCCGACTGAATTGGTCTCTGGCCAGCGGAGCGAAAAAGATGAGGCAGGGGAGTGCTCGACTTCAGTATAAGAGCCCGCGCTCGCTGCTGGTCCGCAGAGACCGCTGCCCTAAGGTGCGGTCCGAGCTTTGTCAGCAAGCTGTGTGCCCTGAGGCGCGTGAAAGCTCCAGACCCGGCCGGCGGGACGGACCCTTCTGAGGGAGCAGGCACATAGCCAATGATTGGTCTCTCAAAAGGGAGAGAGTGAAGAGACTCCCAGGCTTTGCCTAGACCGCTGGAGCCCAGGCAACGCGATTTGGGTTCCAGTGAGATGAAATCAGGTTTCACTTGGGCGGATTCGGATTCGCAGAGCAAGCTGTTAGCCCAGTCTCCcgcctcccttctctttcttctgggccCCGGGAGTAGTGAAGGAGGGGGctcttccacctcctccctcccatcccgggtgggggtggtggtggtggtggtgctgaggGCCATTCAAGCCTCAGGTTTCCTTTGGCAGCTTTAGTAACTTTCGCTTCCTGAGCCCCTTTGAGGGATCTGGCCTGGCTGCGGCTGCCAGGAAAACAAACACAGGGTCCCAACACTTTACCCCGCAACTTCAGGCTTTCTGCCTGCTGCCCAGATCTGGTTTCAggttctctgcctttcccacGTGGGaatcccccccccctctctcgcCCCCTTCCCTGGTCCCAgagtggggggtagggggagggccGCTCTTCTGGTCTTTGGCAACTCCACTCGGTTAGGAAAGGGGGAGGGTAGGGGGAGGTGTCAGTTACAAGTATAGCAGGACAGGGGCCTAGAGGGTGGAATGAGGACAGGGGAGCAATCAGGGACAGAGTGTGGCTGCCAAGCTGAGGTGTGGACCTGTGTGCTTGTTCCTGTGCATCCTGTTGCATGTGCCTCGCCACTTCTGGGTTTGTACCTGTGTGTACCCGCACCTGCATTTGTATGTACCTGTGTGTACATGTCATGTCTTGTTTATGGATGTGTATCTGCCTGAGCGTCTATTGTGTTTCCCCGCAAACACATCCATGAGGGTTCATACATGGGCTTCTTGCTGGGCGAGATGTGCCACCCTGTTCTCAGGCCTTCCGCCTCCACCCCTAGAGCCCCAGATCGTGTTGCACCCATATGACATTTGGAACGTGACGGGACAGGATGTGATCTTTGGCTGTGAGGTGTTTGCCTACCCCATGGCATCCATCGAGTGGAGGAAGGACGGCTTGGACATTCAGCTGCCAGGGGATGATCCCCACATCTCAGTGCAGGTAGGATAGGGAGCAGAGGCCTCCCTTGGGCAGCCCAGGGTCCCCCTAGAAGGATCTTGCTGACCCTTTCTCTGGCTCCAGTTCCGGGGTGGACCCCAGAGGTTTGAAGTGACAGGCTGGCTGCAGATCCAAGCTGTGCGTCCCAGCGATGAGGGTATCTACCGCTGCCTGGCCCGCAATGCTCTCGGCCAGGTTGAGGCCCCAGCTAGCCTGACGGTGCTCACGCCGGGTAAGGGGGAACCCTGGGCTCTGGGGACTGGGGGGACTGGTGGTGGGTTCAGGGCCTCAcatgtgcgcgcatgtgtgtgtgtgtgtgcgcatatggGTGCACATGCAAGTATGGCTTTCTCACAGTCTGGGACATGTGGGTACCGACAGCCgctctttcctgttctctctcctttgcccACCTGTGTTTGCAGACCAGCTGAACTCTACAGGCATCCCCCAGCTGCCATCCCTACATCTGGTTCCTGAGGAGGAGGCTGAGAGTGAAGAGGGCGAGGATTACTACTAGGTCCGGAGCTCTGGCCTATGGGGGTGGGTGAGTGGGGACAGTATTCATCTCTGCTCTTGAAAAGACCTGAAAGGGGGAGCGGGGGCCTTTCATCACTTTAATGCCCTTAATAGGGGAGACGTGGTAGTGGTAAGTAGGAAGACAAAGTTGGAGGataaggagagaggcagagactagGGGTGGTGGGATGCTAAGAGGCCCATGGAGGAAGTGCCCTGGCCAGGACAGTCTCCAGCGGGGACCAACCAGGCAGAAGACAGCAGCTGCCTGCTGGTCCCTAggctgggtgggggtgtgggggtgcaCAAGGAGGCAACCAAGGTCCTCCATTTCTTTCTGAgagccctccctccagccctgctcAGCCAGTCTTTCTAACTACCCTTTACCACAGCCCCGGCTGTTATTTTTCTAGTCCCTAACCTTTGCCTGGCCTCAGTTTACCCTTCCTCAAAACTCACCTTCTAGAAATTTGCCCCCTCACCTAAGTCCCAATTGCACTTACTAACTGCAGTCCTCTttgctgttggccatctgttgTCTAGAAAAGCATAATGGAGCATGGTTTAGTCCAGGGCAGTAAAATGGGCATTCGGTCATGACCAGCTTCTGTCATTCTGGAAACCCCACAAGGCCAGCACCATATCTTATACCACTCTGTATTGGACAATGCCTAGCACGGGACTAGGCACAGTAGGCACGCAATAAAGGATTTATGAACAAACTGAGTCACACGGATGCACAGATGGTTCATGCAGATGTGCACATGAAGGCCACATTTCCTTGGGAGGCATCCAAAAGCTGTGGGTCCCACTCCCTAAGCACCCGCCTGCCAGATGTACAGAGGGGAAGCTTGAGCTGGGGCCTCCCTTGCCCTCTAGGGAGGAAGGCTGAAGCCATCTGGTTGGAGGGAGGGTATCTTCCCAGTCTGGTCTCCATTTGTGCTGGACTAGAGTTAGAGTGCCTGCCCCCTCTGTTCAGCCCACTCTGGTCCCCTCCCTGGGCAGAGTGGTGAACCAGGTCTATGTGGGTAGGGCCCCAGTGTAAAAGCACAAGCTGGATGAGGGAGGGGAGATGCTTGGCCACCAGTATGGACCAAGCCCTAGGATTCCCCTAGGAATCCACCCATTTCCTTGTTGAGACCAGACAGAAGTCAGgtaagcctgtttcctcatccacCAACTGTGACCTGTCCTGTCTGGCTGAGGGTCCTTCACAgagccacattttttttccctccccacaTCTCTCTTCACACTCTCCTTACCTAGCCAAGGGGCACTGGTGAGGCACAGTGTTTATTGAGTGATtgaagcagaaaatgaaaacttaagttcGGGAGGCCTAGACCCTGTGTATGGATGGCGACAGTCTCCTGCGCGCCTGGGCTCCGCCTAGAGCCTGGCGCCACCACCGGAGAGATTGCAGTTGGCTCAATGTCTGAGCTTGTCCTTTGGGGCCCGAAGCAGGGAGCCCGGGCTCTTGGGAGGGGCGTGGTCAGGAATCCCAATCCGAGGGCTTGGCGGTGCCTCCCGCGGAACCGCAGGGCTCTTCCAGAGGCTAAGCCAGAGGACAGCTCTCATGGCCTAGTCCCGTCTAGAGCCCGGCGGCCCCAGAAACTGCGCTCCACGGCACGAGCGGGTTGGATACCTGAGGCGAATTCCAAGGCGACCGCGGAAGCAGGAGTAGGGACGTGAGCAGTGTGCCAGGGATAGAGGGGTCGTGTTGTTTGGCGTCCGGAACAGAAGGTGGTGTGCTCCGGATTGAAAGAGGGGACCTGGTCAGGGTTCTGTGGAAGCCTGGGGATCCTTCCCAGGCTAGTTCTTCGAAGGGGACTCCGGCGCAGCTGTGCTCGAAGGCGCCCCCTGGCGGGCCCATCGATCCTACCGTGCCCACCTGCAGAGCAGAGGCTCCACCCGACCCAACCAGGGTCACACGCACCCCCGGAATCCGTACTCCTTGTTTGCTCATGCAGACTTTGTAGAGTATTCGCGTGCAGCCTCCttacagcctcagtttcccccctcCGCAACCCTGCTGGTTTAGGCCCCGCAGCCTGGAATAGAAGGAATCCCTGCTgctctacccccccacccccaccccctcccctcctctgctccgcGGACGGGCTTTAATAACGTCGCTGGAAAGTGACACGCGATTTATTATTAAAGTAATGCGGGGACGGGAAAGGTTTAATAAACGCGCTGCGATGCCGAGGATTATTCACCGCAAATAAATGAGAGCGCGGGCGGcgttttaataaataatttcccGCCGCTCccgggggaagagaggggaagaggagggggaagcaGAGCCGCTGCCAGAACTCCGGCCTCGCCTCCCAACGGGTTTCCAAGCCTTCCCTGCGTTTTCTGTTCGAGGTTGCTCACCCCCGAAATGTGAGGTTCCGTGAGAGCTGACTCGAAGTGGCGGGAGGACCTCTGTC comes from the Panthera uncia isolate 11264 chromosome D2, Puncia_PCG_1.0, whole genome shotgun sequence genome and includes:
- the KAZALD1 gene encoding kazal-type serine protease inhibitor domain-containing protein 1, which gives rise to MPRPPAAALALPSLLLLLVVRTPPPTGARPSPGPDYLRRGWLRLLAEGEGCAPCRPEECAAPRGCLAGRVRDACGCCWECANLEGQLCDLDPSAHFYGRCGEQLECRLDAGGDLSRGEVPEPLCACRSQRPLCGSDGRTYAQICRLQEAARARPDANLTVAHPGPCESEPQIVLHPYDIWNVTGQDVIFGCEVFAYPMASIEWRKDGLDIQLPGDDPHISVQFRGGPQRFEVTGWLQIQAVRPSDEGIYRCLARNALGQVEAPASLTVLTPDQLNSTGIPQLPSLHLVPEEEAESEEGEDYY